The Sphingorhabdus sp. Alg231-15 genome has a segment encoding these proteins:
- the argB gene encoding acetylglutamate kinase, with product MTEEANNHAPDPAMLAKAETLTEALPYLQRYAGKTFVVKYGGHAMGDPALARNFAEDVVLLKAVGINPVVVHGGGPQIGAMLERVGVESEFVDGLRVTTKETAEIAEMVLSGAINKELVSWIERAGGSAIGISGKDGGFVKAAKLRRTARDPDSNIERIIDLGFVGEPKRVDRSVVDTISTAGMIPVIAPIGVGEDGHTYNINADTMAGAVAAALRASRLFLLTDVAGVLDKKGELLTDLFPGEIKRLKEDGTISGGMIPKLETCVNAVMKGVDAAVVLDGRVPHAMLLEIFTSKGAGTLIRDDFETVD from the coding sequence ATGACCGAAGAAGCAAATAATCACGCGCCCGATCCTGCGATGCTGGCCAAGGCTGAAACGCTCACCGAGGCCTTGCCCTATTTGCAGCGCTATGCGGGCAAGACTTTTGTCGTCAAATATGGTGGCCACGCGATGGGCGATCCCGCGCTGGCACGCAATTTTGCCGAGGATGTGGTGCTGTTGAAAGCCGTCGGTATCAACCCGGTCGTTGTCCATGGCGGCGGTCCGCAAATTGGTGCGATGCTGGAACGGGTTGGCGTTGAAAGCGAGTTTGTCGACGGGCTGCGAGTCACGACCAAGGAAACCGCCGAGATTGCCGAGATGGTTTTGTCTGGCGCGATCAACAAGGAGCTGGTGAGCTGGATAGAAAGAGCCGGTGGCAGCGCGATTGGCATATCCGGCAAGGATGGCGGTTTTGTAAAAGCCGCCAAGCTACGCCGCACTGCGCGCGATCCAGACAGTAATATCGAACGGATTATTGATCTCGGCTTTGTCGGCGAACCAAAGCGAGTCGATCGGAGCGTCGTGGATACCATTTCGACCGCAGGCATGATTCCGGTCATCGCTCCGATTGGGGTAGGCGAGGATGGCCATACCTATAACATCAACGCCGACACCATGGCCGGTGCTGTTGCCGCCGCCCTCAGAGCCTCGCGTCTGTTTCTGTTAACCGATGTCGCCGGTGTGTTGGACAAGAAGGGCGAGCTGCTAACCGACCTCTTCCCCGGCGAAATCAAACGACTCAAGGAAGATGGCACGATATCAGGTGGCATGATTCCCAAGCTGGAAACCTGCGTTAATGCGGTGATGAAGGGTGTCGATGCCGCAGTTGTGCTGGATGGCCGTGTGCCGCATGCCATGTTGCTGGAAATCTTCACCAGCAAGGGTGCTGGTACCCTGATCCGCGATGATTTTGAAACGGTTGATTAA
- a CDS encoding redoxin domain-containing protein, which translates to MNRWIIIAMAALLLAGGIYVYSARSANAEALEVGAAAPDFETTGALAGKPFKISLSDKLQNGPVVLYFFPQAFTEGCTIEANMFAEATADFEAAGATVIGMSGDDMETLTKFSVEECRDKFAVARADDKVMDGYQVRMEPTLALTNRTSYVIDQNSKIAMVHSAQDPRSHVEMTLEKVKQLERAKIAAPPEN; encoded by the coding sequence ATGAATCGCTGGATCATTATCGCTATGGCTGCGTTGCTGCTGGCAGGTGGTATTTATGTCTACAGCGCGCGTAGCGCCAATGCCGAAGCGCTGGAGGTTGGTGCCGCTGCCCCCGACTTTGAAACCACCGGCGCACTGGCAGGAAAACCATTCAAGATAAGCCTGTCCGACAAGCTGCAAAACGGTCCGGTCGTGCTCTATTTCTTTCCTCAGGCCTTTACCGAAGGCTGCACCATCGAAGCCAATATGTTTGCCGAAGCAACCGCTGATTTTGAAGCGGCTGGGGCGACAGTCATTGGCATGTCCGGCGATGATATGGAAACGCTGACCAAATTCTCGGTTGAGGAATGCCGCGATAAATTTGCGGTGGCGCGCGCTGATGACAAGGTGATGGATGGCTATCAGGTTCGTATGGAACCGACATTGGCGCTGACCAACAGAACTAGCTATGTAATTGATCAGAATAGTAAAATTGCGATGGTACACAGCGCGCAAGACCCCCGGAGCCATGTGGAAATGACGCTCGAAAAGGTGAAGCAGTTGGAGCGGGCGAAGATTGCTGCGCCGCCTGAAAATTGA
- the mutS gene encoding DNA mismatch repair protein MutS — MMEQYFALKEKAQDCLLFYRMGDFFELFFEDAKLASAALDIALTTRGKNAGESIPMCGVPVHAAESYLAKLIRAGFKVAIAEQTETPAEAKARGGYKALVARDIIRFVTAGTLTEDTLLDARSDNMLVSIAEVQGQIGIAASDISTGDFELLQISEHALTAELSRIAPSEIICSPSLAARLEAATEWPKEDFDSQKAERRLKALFGVSTLDGYGDFSRSELAAAGGLIAYVEHAAQGDTPFLKPPVQRHAGEYLLIDGATRASLEIERTMAGERKGSLLDNIDRTVTPGGARLLGRDLAAPLFDEAKINQRLGVVQWFHDAPAIRDMVRDALKAMPDVSRALGRVSAGRGSPRDIGQIRDGLNGARHLRERLALDMALPDLMDALLPALDGHAAMVDLLERALVESPPTDMTNGGYIAAGYDPALDELRSAGSDGRKAIATLEGRYREATGINTLKIKHNAVLGYFIEVPARHGDSLMAEDSGFTHRQTLAGVVRFNSTELHEEAVRVTQAGAHALAAEAAHFEELVDKVLQRQDAIAISADALARIDVASALAERAVEGQWCRPEFADGNVLDIKAGRHPVVEAALSASGDPFVANDCALSNDERLWLVSGPNMGGKSTFLRQNALIVILAQAGGFVPAASASLSLVDRLFSRVGASDNLAQGRSTFMVEMVETATILSQATDKSFVILDEVGRGTSTYDGLALAWAVVEAVHETNQCRCLFATHYHELTRLADRLDAMSLHHVRAREWKGDLVLLHELAKGPADRSYGLAVAKLAGIPKPVLKRAKSVLDKLEAGKAETGGLAAGLGDLPLFAASLADEETETDMLRDALKELDIDALSPRDALDRLYALKSLLEQEE, encoded by the coding sequence ATGATGGAGCAATATTTTGCGCTCAAGGAAAAAGCGCAGGATTGTTTGCTGTTTTACCGGATGGGCGATTTTTTCGAGCTGTTCTTTGAAGATGCCAAGCTGGCCTCGGCGGCGCTTGATATTGCGCTGACAACACGCGGGAAAAACGCCGGAGAGTCGATACCGATGTGCGGTGTGCCCGTCCATGCAGCGGAAAGCTATCTTGCGAAGCTGATCCGCGCCGGTTTCAAAGTGGCAATTGCCGAGCAGACCGAGACGCCTGCGGAGGCCAAGGCGCGCGGAGGATATAAGGCATTGGTCGCGCGGGATATTATTCGCTTTGTTACGGCCGGGACGTTGACAGAGGACACGCTGCTCGATGCCCGGTCGGATAATATGCTGGTTTCCATCGCCGAGGTGCAGGGGCAGATTGGCATTGCCGCTAGTGACATCTCGACCGGAGATTTTGAGCTGTTGCAGATCTCCGAGCATGCCCTGACTGCGGAATTGTCGCGGATCGCGCCGTCCGAGATAATCTGCAGTCCGTCATTGGCAGCGCGGCTCGAAGCTGCAACCGAATGGCCCAAAGAGGATTTTGACAGTCAGAAAGCCGAGCGCAGGCTGAAGGCGCTGTTCGGGGTTTCCACGCTAGACGGCTATGGCGATTTTTCCCGTAGCGAGCTCGCGGCAGCAGGCGGACTGATCGCCTATGTCGAGCATGCCGCGCAAGGCGACACGCCGTTTCTGAAGCCACCGGTGCAGCGTCATGCAGGCGAATATCTGCTGATTGATGGCGCAACCCGAGCGAGTCTTGAGATTGAACGGACAATGGCGGGTGAGCGCAAGGGGAGTTTGCTCGACAATATCGACCGCACGGTAACGCCGGGTGGCGCGCGTCTGCTCGGCCGTGATCTGGCTGCACCGCTATTTGACGAAGCGAAGATCAACCAGCGTCTGGGCGTGGTGCAATGGTTTCACGATGCTCCTGCGATTCGCGATATGGTGCGCGACGCGCTCAAGGCTATGCCGGATGTCAGTCGCGCTTTGGGCCGGGTTTCGGCGGGACGCGGCAGCCCTCGGGACATCGGCCAGATACGCGATGGCCTGAATGGCGCGCGACATCTGCGCGAGCGTCTGGCGCTCGATATGGCACTACCCGATCTCATGGACGCCCTGCTGCCAGCGCTTGATGGCCATGCTGCGATGGTCGATCTGCTGGAACGGGCCTTGGTCGAATCGCCGCCTACAGACATGACTAATGGCGGCTATATTGCTGCTGGTTATGATCCGGCATTGGACGAATTGCGCAGTGCCGGATCCGACGGTCGCAAGGCGATTGCGACTCTCGAAGGACGCTACCGTGAGGCGACCGGGATCAATACACTGAAGATCAAGCACAATGCCGTGCTTGGCTATTTTATCGAGGTCCCGGCGCGCCATGGCGATAGCCTGATGGCCGAAGATTCTGGTTTCACCCATCGCCAGACTTTGGCGGGCGTGGTGCGGTTCAATTCGACCGAGCTTCACGAAGAAGCGGTACGGGTAACGCAGGCAGGCGCTCATGCATTGGCTGCTGAAGCCGCACATTTTGAAGAACTGGTCGACAAGGTTTTGCAGCGCCAGGATGCAATTGCGATCAGTGCGGACGCGCTGGCGCGGATTGACGTGGCCTCCGCATTGGCTGAACGGGCGGTTGAAGGGCAATGGTGCCGTCCCGAATTTGCCGATGGCAATGTGCTCGATATCAAGGCGGGCCGCCATCCGGTGGTCGAGGCGGCACTCAGTGCGTCCGGTGATCCGTTTGTCGCCAATGATTGCGCCTTGTCCAACGATGAACGTCTCTGGCTGGTTTCGGGTCCGAATATGGGCGGTAAATCGACATTCCTGCGGCAGAATGCGTTGATCGTGATCCTGGCGCAGGCGGGCGGCTTCGTGCCTGCTGCCTCAGCTAGCCTCAGCCTGGTTGATCGTCTGTTCAGCCGCGTCGGTGCGTCTGACAATCTTGCGCAGGGACGCTCCACGTTCATGGTCGAGATGGTCGAAACCGCGACGATCCTCAGTCAGGCGACGGACAAGAGCTTTGTCATTCTGGATGAAGTGGGCCGGGGCACCTCAACCTATGATGGTCTTGCGCTGGCATGGGCGGTGGTCGAGGCGGTGCATGAAACCAATCAGTGCCGCTGTCTGTTTGCCACCCATTATCATGAACTGACTCGCTTGGCTGACCGGCTTGATGCTATGTCATTACACCATGTCCGGGCGCGGGAGTGGAAGGGCGATCTTGTGCTGCTCCATGAACTCGCCAAGGGCCCGGCGGATCGCAGCTATGGTCTGGCCGTCGCAAAGCTGGCGGGTATTCCCAAACCGGTTCTGAAACGCGCGAAATCGGTGCTTGATAAGCTGGAGGCAGGAAAAGCGGAGACCGGCGGACTTGCTGCCGGACTGGGCGACCTGCCTTTATTTGCGGCTAGTCTTGCGGACGAGGAAACAGAAACCGATATGCTAAGAGACGCGCTGAAGGAGCTCGACATCGATGCCTTGAGCCCGCGTGATGCGCTCGACAGGCTTTATGCGCTAAAATCGTTGCTGGAACAGGAAGAATAG
- a CDS encoding phosphate acyltransferase, whose product MADENKSNVEFSEREALLFHSHGRPGKIEIIASKPMATQRDLSLAYSPGVAVPVRAIAEDPATAYDYTAKGNLVAVISNGTAILGLGNLGALASKPVMEGKAVLFKRFADVDSIDLELDTEDTEAFINAVELMEPSFGGINLEDIGAPACFIIEQTLRDRMNIPVFHDDQHGTAIIAAAGIINACLLTNREVKDIKVVVNGAGAAAIACAALIKAMGVPHDNLTMCDRSGVIYRGRDNVDQWKSAHAIDTDARDLTEALKGADVFLGLSAAGALKPEMVRDMADKPIIFAMANPDPEITPPDAKAARPDAIVATGRSDYPNQVNNVLGFPFIFRGALDVRATRINDEMKVAAANAIAELAREQVPEEVAAAYGGQAPTFGVDYIIPAPFDPRLMDVVSAAVAKAAMDSGVAQKPIEDLDAYRQSLKARLNPTTSVLTQAYETSRLAPKRVIFAEAEEDVVLRAAIQFQDGGYGTPVLVGRDDRVREKLKELGVSDPDRFEIHNSRNSPLVPEMVNMLYERLHRKGHMKRDIKRMVNQDRNIFGSALLAMDQGEAMITGVTRPYSQTFKDVAKVIDVEKGRTAFGIHVMVGQSHTVFMADTTVNERPSAEELADIAEQTAAVARKMGHEPRVAFLSYSTFGNPAGRWLENIREAVAVLDSRRVAFEYEGEMAPDVALNPKLMANYPFNRLSGSANVLVMPGLQSANLSAKLLRELGGDAVIGPMLVGLDKSVQIATMASTASELVTLSVLAASGIAK is encoded by the coding sequence TTGGCCGACGAGAACAAAAGCAACGTAGAATTTTCTGAACGCGAAGCCCTCTTATTTCATTCCCATGGAAGACCCGGAAAAATTGAAATTATCGCGTCCAAGCCGATGGCGACACAGCGCGATCTGAGTCTCGCCTATTCGCCCGGCGTTGCCGTCCCGGTCCGCGCCATCGCCGAAGATCCTGCCACGGCCTATGATTATACCGCCAAAGGCAATCTGGTCGCGGTGATATCCAACGGCACCGCCATTCTGGGCCTTGGCAATCTTGGTGCACTTGCCTCCAAGCCGGTGATGGAAGGCAAGGCGGTCCTGTTCAAACGCTTTGCTGATGTCGACTCGATCGATCTCGAACTCGACACGGAAGATACCGAGGCGTTTATCAATGCGGTTGAACTGATGGAACCCAGCTTTGGTGGCATCAATCTGGAAGATATCGGCGCGCCGGCCTGTTTCATTATCGAACAAACCCTGCGCGACCGGATGAATATTCCGGTCTTTCACGATGATCAGCATGGCACCGCCATTATTGCTGCTGCCGGAATTATTAACGCTTGCCTGCTGACCAATCGCGAGGTCAAGGACATCAAAGTTGTGGTCAACGGTGCCGGTGCCGCCGCCATTGCCTGTGCAGCGCTGATCAAGGCGATGGGCGTTCCGCATGACAATCTCACCATGTGTGATCGCAGTGGTGTCATCTATCGCGGTCGCGATAATGTCGACCAGTGGAAATCCGCGCACGCGATTGACACCGATGCGCGCGATCTTACTGAAGCCTTGAAAGGGGCTGACGTATTCCTCGGTCTTTCTGCCGCTGGCGCTCTGAAACCCGAAATGGTCAGGGACATGGCCGATAAGCCGATTATCTTTGCGATGGCCAATCCAGACCCTGAAATCACTCCGCCAGATGCCAAGGCCGCCCGTCCCGATGCGATTGTTGCCACCGGACGGTCGGATTATCCCAACCAGGTCAATAATGTCCTCGGCTTCCCGTTTATTTTCCGGGGCGCACTGGATGTCCGGGCCACTCGGATCAACGACGAAATGAAAGTCGCAGCGGCCAATGCAATTGCCGAACTGGCGCGCGAACAAGTGCCAGAAGAAGTCGCAGCAGCCTATGGCGGGCAAGCTCCGACCTTTGGTGTGGACTATATCATTCCCGCGCCCTTTGATCCGCGTCTAATGGATGTGGTCTCCGCCGCGGTGGCCAAGGCTGCAATGGACAGCGGTGTTGCGCAGAAACCGATTGAGGATCTTGATGCCTATCGTCAAAGCCTCAAGGCGCGGCTCAATCCAACCACATCGGTCTTGACGCAGGCCTACGAAACCTCCCGTTTGGCGCCGAAACGCGTGATTTTTGCCGAAGCCGAAGAAGATGTTGTGCTGCGCGCAGCCATCCAGTTTCAGGATGGCGGCTATGGTACACCGGTGCTGGTCGGCCGGGATGATCGAGTGCGCGAAAAGCTCAAAGAGCTTGGCGTCAGCGATCCCGACCGGTTCGAAATCCACAACTCGCGCAACAGTCCGCTCGTCCCCGAGATGGTCAACATGCTTTATGAGCGTTTGCATCGGAAGGGCCATATGAAGCGCGACATAAAACGCATGGTCAATCAGGACCGCAATATATTTGGCTCGGCCTTGCTTGCCATGGATCAGGGCGAGGCGATGATCACTGGCGTCACCCGCCCCTATTCCCAAACATTCAAGGATGTCGCCAAAGTCATTGATGTGGAGAAAGGCCGGACCGCCTTTGGAATTCATGTCATGGTTGGACAAAGCCATACCGTCTTCATGGCGGACACCACAGTTAACGAGCGACCCAGTGCGGAAGAACTGGCCGATATTGCTGAACAAACTGCCGCTGTTGCGCGGAAGATGGGCCATGAACCACGCGTTGCCTTCCTCAGCTATTCAACATTCGGCAATCCGGCCGGGCGTTGGCTGGAAAATATCCGGGAAGCCGTCGCGGTACTTGATAGCCGCCGGGTCGCTTTTGAATATGAAGGTGAAATGGCACCGGACGTCGCACTCAATCCGAAATTAATGGCAAACTATCCGTTTAACCGGCTATCCGGCTCGGCCAATGTGCTGGTCATGCCGGGTCTACAATCGGCCAATCTCTCGGCAAAGCTACTTCGAGAATTGGGTGGTGATGCGGTGATCGGACCGATGCTGGTCGGTCTGGACAAGTCTGTGCAGATTGCGACGATGGCTTCGACTGCATCTGAGCTCGTCACTTTGTCCGTGCTGGCGGCTAGTGGTATTGCCAAATAG
- a CDS encoding outer membrane protein assembly factor BamE yields MRSQLKMQFVLTGLVAGGLLVSGCSQVRGHQGYIVDPVLTNAIMAGVDNRQSVEASLGRPTFTGQFEENVWYYVSRETKQLAFNSPSARDQMVMRVTFDEAGNVSAVDRTGLELVANINPNGDSTPTLGRERSFFEELFGNIGAVGAPGAQGASNDPTRP; encoded by the coding sequence ATGCGTAGCCAATTGAAAATGCAATTCGTATTGACCGGGTTGGTCGCTGGCGGCCTGCTGGTATCCGGCTGTTCGCAGGTTCGTGGCCATCAGGGTTATATTGTCGACCCGGTGCTGACCAATGCCATCATGGCCGGGGTTGATAATCGGCAATCGGTCGAGGCTTCCCTTGGGCGCCCCACATTTACCGGGCAATTTGAAGAGAATGTCTGGTATTATGTATCGCGCGAAACAAAGCAGCTGGCATTTAACTCGCCCAGTGCAAGAGATCAGATGGTGATGCGCGTGACCTTTGACGAGGCAGGCAATGTCTCTGCTGTTGATCGCACCGGACTGGAACTGGTCGCGAATATCAATCCAAACGGCGATTCAACGCCTACGCTCGGCCGCGAACGCTCTTTCTTTGAAGAACTGTTCGGCAATATCGGTGCCGTCGGTGCACCCGGTGCACAAGGGGCGAGTAACGACCCGACACGCCCCTGA
- a CDS encoding ubiquinol-cytochrome C chaperone family protein — protein sequence MSFLNSLFGRKDPNLVMQPLYNAVISEGRFPGWYEKGAVPDTLDGRFDMIAAILCAVLIRLDQTEEAKQEIAWLTELFVTDMEGQLRQIGIGDLIVGKRVGEMMSALGGRLGAYRDALTGDADLGEALVRNLYRGDAPASEELDFTARHLANFYDQLDQTGIDQVIAGNIAKVAS from the coding sequence ATGTCATTCTTGAACAGTCTATTCGGGCGCAAAGACCCCAATCTGGTCATGCAACCGCTCTATAATGCCGTGATTTCCGAAGGGCGGTTTCCCGGTTGGTATGAAAAAGGTGCTGTGCCCGATACGCTAGACGGGCGCTTTGACATGATTGCCGCTATTCTTTGCGCCGTACTGATCCGTCTCGATCAGACCGAAGAGGCGAAACAGGAAATAGCGTGGCTCACGGAGTTATTTGTCACTGATATGGAGGGGCAGCTCCGCCAGATTGGTATTGGCGATTTGATTGTCGGCAAGCGGGTTGGCGAGATGATGAGCGCGCTGGGCGGCCGGTTGGGCGCCTACCGGGACGCACTGACAGGTGATGCTGATCTTGGTGAAGCGCTTGTTCGAAATCTGTATCGCGGCGATGCGCCAGCATCCGAAGAACTTGATTTCACAGCCAGACATCTTGCCAACTTTTACGATCAGCTTGACCAGACTGGTATCGACCAGGTCATTGCCGGAAATATTGCAAAGGTAGCCTCATGA
- a CDS encoding YceD family protein yields the protein MNASTPLPPPELSRIIKLSDIGGIPLADKIMADEDQRHALAKRFDLPSIETIAADYRLEAKEHEIRLTGHIQSDLHQTCAISGQPFPVRVDEAFDIIFVEKTDIPPSEEEIELAAEDCDVIEYESAQIDLGEAIAQTLYLALDPYPRGPDADQTAQKKGLKSEEEAGPFGALSALKDKLG from the coding sequence ATGAACGCATCAACGCCCTTGCCCCCACCGGAACTTTCCCGGATCATAAAACTGTCCGACATTGGCGGCATCCCACTGGCCGACAAGATTATGGCGGATGAAGATCAACGGCATGCCTTGGCGAAGCGGTTTGACCTGCCATCGATAGAGACAATCGCTGCGGACTACCGCCTTGAAGCCAAAGAGCATGAGATCAGATTAACCGGTCATATCCAATCCGATCTGCATCAGACATGCGCCATCAGCGGCCAGCCTTTCCCTGTCCGGGTGGACGAAGCCTTTGATATTATCTTCGTCGAGAAAACCGATATCCCGCCGAGTGAAGAAGAAATCGAACTGGCAGCGGAAGATTGCGATGTCATCGAATATGAATCAGCCCAAATTGATCTGGGTGAAGCCATTGCGCAAACTTTATATCTCGCCCTCGACCCCTATCCCCGCGGCCCTGATGCGGATCAGACAGCGCAGAAAAAGGGTTTGAAAAGCGAAGAGGAGGCTGGCCCCTTTGGCGCATTGTCAGCGCTAAAGGACAAGCTTGGTTAA